One Thermoanaerobacter pseudethanolicus ATCC 33223 DNA window includes the following coding sequences:
- a CDS encoding diacylglycerol/lipid kinase family protein, with protein MIAFIVNPVAGGGRAYRKIPEIRRIMKKKLIDYKIFITKYAGEGKILARKAALSGFKVVAAVGGDGTVLEVVNGIKGTQAALGIIPVGTGNDFARFFHIPKKLEKAIDVLIMGNIKIIDGAVINDILTFGNITSTGIASETAAMAVRFKKFLSGIWVYLTALLNVLFKYKPYSVKIKMDDKELNREITIFAAGVLSYYGGGLKLLPGADPNDGYLDVMIVDKISKIKLLVLLPLVLFGTHTKLKIVEVYRAKKVEIEADREVPVTVDGEILYIKNLEIKVEKDAIKLCTL; from the coding sequence TTGATTGCGTTTATTGTGAACCCAGTGGCGGGTGGAGGAAGGGCCTATCGGAAGATTCCAGAAATTAGAAGGATCATGAAAAAGAAATTAATCGATTACAAAATTTTTATAACAAAATATGCAGGGGAAGGGAAAATATTAGCAAGAAAAGCAGCTCTTAGTGGATTTAAAGTTGTGGCGGCAGTAGGAGGAGATGGCACTGTACTTGAAGTAGTAAATGGAATAAAAGGTACACAGGCTGCACTGGGAATTATTCCTGTAGGGACAGGAAATGACTTTGCAAGATTTTTCCACATACCTAAAAAGTTAGAAAAGGCTATTGATGTGCTTATAATGGGTAATATTAAAATTATAGACGGAGCTGTGATAAACGATATATTAACTTTTGGAAATATTACAAGCACAGGCATCGCTTCTGAAACAGCGGCAATGGCTGTGCGGTTTAAAAAGTTTTTATCTGGAATATGGGTTTATTTGACTGCCCTTTTAAATGTCCTATTTAAGTACAAGCCCTATTCTGTAAAGATAAAGATGGATGATAAAGAGTTAAATAGAGAAATAACAATTTTTGCAGCGGGAGTTTTAAGCTATTATGGAGGCGGCTTAAAGCTTTTGCCGGGTGCCGATCCTAATGATGGCTATTTAGATGTCATGATTGTTGACAAAATAAGTAAGATTAAATTATTGGTTTTATTGCCCTTAGTTCTTTTTGGAACCCATACTAAACTTAAAATTGTAGAAGTTTATAGAGCAAAAAAAGTAGAAATAGAGGCAGATCGAGAAGTACCTGTTACTGTCGATGGTGAAATATTATATATCAAAAACCTGGAAATAAAAGTGGAAAAAGATGCAATAAAATTATGCACTCTGTAA
- a CDS encoding DUF4446 family protein, producing MQNFLDIISQNATMIILFLSVLSIIELIFILIINGKFLRLNRTYNKVIKTLEKGDVFDIFSRILTENEEIKNKLDKLRIDLNSLDKEGKTAIKKVGMVRYNAFPDVGSDLSFSIALLDSNDDGIVLSGIYGRNETATFAKPIERGQSKYPLSAEEVQAIERAKRKAL from the coding sequence ATGCAAAACTTTTTAGACATTATTTCTCAAAATGCTACGATGATTATCCTGTTTTTATCAGTTTTATCAATTATAGAATTAATTTTCATACTTATAATTAATGGGAAATTTTTAAGATTAAACAGGACTTATAATAAGGTAATTAAAACATTGGAAAAAGGAGATGTCTTTGATATTTTTTCTAGAATCCTTACAGAGAATGAAGAGATAAAAAACAAATTAGACAAGTTAAGAATTGATTTAAATTCTTTAGACAAAGAAGGAAAAACAGCAATTAAAAAAGTGGGAATGGTGCGGTATAATGCTTTTCCTGATGTAGGCTCTGATTTGAGCTTTTCTATTGCCCTATTAGATAGCAATGATGATGGTATTGTTTTGTCTGGAATATACGGAAGGAATGAGACGGCTACTTTTGCAAAACCTATTGAAAGAGGGCAATCTAAATATCCTCTTTCTGCTGAAGAAGTACAAGCTATAGAAAGAGCCAAAAGAAAAGCTTTGTAA